From one Bacteroides intestinalis DSM 17393 genomic stretch:
- a CDS encoding aminodeoxychorismate synthase component I has translation MKLYSKQEAIARMNMLAGCSKSFVFLIDYSQEQVYVEETAEVSPEELIYNLNGFTNEAVAGLTDELLSESLPEQIEWISQPVSFREYSRAFRHVKKNILAGNSFLTNLTCRTPVQTNLTLKDIYCSSRALYKVWVKNRFVVFSPEIFVRIKKGIISSYPMKGTIDATLHDAVQTLMNDGKEAAEHATIVDLIRNDLSIVASHVRVERYRYIDVLQTNRGPILQTSSEICGELPEDYKRQLGDILFSMLPAGSITGAPKKKTMQIIREAEGYERGFYAGITGYFDGDSLDSAVMIRFVEQEADGMYFKSGGGITFKSDAHSEYEEMKQKIYVPIY, from the coding sequence ATGAAACTATATAGTAAGCAGGAAGCAATCGCACGCATGAATATGCTGGCAGGCTGTTCAAAGTCGTTTGTCTTTCTGATTGATTATTCGCAGGAACAGGTTTATGTGGAAGAGACGGCAGAGGTCTCACCGGAGGAGTTGATATATAACCTGAATGGATTTACGAATGAAGCAGTTGCCGGTTTAACGGATGAATTGCTTTCGGAGAGTTTGCCGGAACAGATAGAATGGATCTCACAGCCTGTTTCTTTCCGGGAATATAGTCGTGCTTTCAGACATGTGAAAAAGAATATTCTTGCCGGAAACAGCTTTCTTACGAATTTAACTTGCCGGACTCCGGTACAAACCAATCTGACTTTAAAGGATATATATTGTAGCTCCCGTGCTTTATATAAAGTATGGGTAAAGAATCGTTTTGTAGTTTTCTCTCCGGAGATTTTTGTTCGGATAAAGAAAGGGATTATCAGCTCTTATCCCATGAAAGGTACGATAGACGCTACCCTGCACGATGCCGTACAAACCTTGATGAACGACGGGAAAGAAGCGGCGGAACATGCTACGATTGTGGATCTGATCAGGAATGATCTGAGTATTGTGGCATCTCATGTCCGGGTGGAGCGTTATCGCTATATAGATGTGTTGCAGACAAATCGGGGACCGATATTGCAGACCAGTTCGGAGATATGCGGTGAACTTCCAGAAGATTACAAACGGCAGTTAGGTGATATTCTTTTCAGTATGTTGCCTGCCGGCTCTATTACCGGAGCACCCAAAAAGAAGACGATGCAGATTATTCGTGAAGCTGAGGGATATGAACGGGGATTCTATGCGGGAATAACCGGATATTTCGATGGAGACAGTCTGGATAGTGCCGTGATGATACGTTTTGTAGAGCAAGAGGCGGACGGAATGTATTTTAAAAGCGGTGGTGGCATTACTTTCAAGAGTGACGCACACAGTGAATATGAAGAAATGAAACAGAAAATATATGTGCCGATTTATTGA
- a CDS encoding aminotransferase class IV, with amino-acid sequence MCRFIETIQVRDGKLQNLAHHNRRMNETRQAVFGMVDQLDILNYIEDCPESGFYKCRVVYGREVCEVTFSVYTIRAVRSLRLVGSDTIDYRYKSTNRKELEALYALRDNRDDVLIVRNNLLTDTSIANVALEKEGVWYTPRTPLLKGTKRALLLEQGVLTECDIPSDEISSYSHIALFNAMIDFQSLVLEINRDTVIRI; translated from the coding sequence ATGTGCCGATTTATTGAAACGATACAAGTACGTGACGGTAAGTTGCAGAATCTTGCCCATCACAACCGTAGGATGAATGAGACGAGACAGGCGGTTTTCGGAATGGTGGATCAACTGGATATTCTGAATTATATAGAGGATTGCCCTGAAAGTGGTTTTTATAAATGCCGGGTAGTTTATGGCAGAGAAGTATGTGAAGTGACATTTTCCGTTTATACAATAAGGGCTGTACGTTCACTCCGGTTGGTAGGTTCGGATACGATTGATTATCGCTACAAAAGTACGAACCGGAAGGAATTGGAAGCATTGTATGCCCTGCGCGATAACCGGGATGATGTGCTGATTGTCAGAAACAATCTTTTGACAGATACTTCCATTGCTAATGTGGCGTTAGAAAAAGAGGGAGTCTGGTATACGCCAAGGACTCCCTTATTGAAAGGCACAAAACGTGCATTGCTGTTGGAACAGGGGGTACTGACGGAATGTGATATTCCGTCAGATGAGATTTCCTCCTATTCACATATCGCTTTATTTAATGCGATGATTGATTTTCAGTCTCTGGTTCTGGAGATTAACCGGGATACGGTTATTCGTATTTGA
- a CDS encoding ABC transporter permease, producing MYILKFVLRSWWRNKLFVTISLVSLVIGIACTNLLTAFVLYEYNIEYNNPNRDRILRLTQTLPFAQQEMQGTFVYHESVPEIISQFPEIEASLRTQAITHTKIRVDDQEYSELNLLSADSTLPLFIPIETLAGKIEEVLTHPGTIAISQALAERCFGTTDCLGKLLDIPQSKSAYRIAAVFRLPPQSMLQADLLTHLKSPEGTTCSILLKEGTDLNAFRQRFDTTELPTLLGKGYYRTQTLQESYFTTTTQDSNQCIEHRQKTLLSVGLLSALLILFIGCFNYINLSFSRLLKQIRTLHIESLLGASQRQIRKQLFADTFLMVITAFLLSILLMSDLLAVFNATISAHLSFSYLFSVQVFPVILLFVIILSVVPAEYMGRKIQTLSESRYRSFFTGRKKQRIVAALVTLQFMISIGLLSAFMIIRSQMDLIEQEGSRYKGIVEFGIGDSRQSPLPTWIEDIKSIPGVKSVVPSKSGLYTMSMAVPRQNGEKNDLLMLELYENCPDFLDIYDFYLLDAKQTFHLLLRTSVPVIINESFIRYLVPEGEDPVGQPISKYVPEKSEKGTIIGVMKDFKKYSLTNNVFPLRMILHETPQDNYTTLTLRFDEQDRTAVIHHLRGLWEKKYPGTPFNYEDPYQVLISNNQEVTDFSRILLMYASISLFLTLFGLFGITHYAIQQRIREIGIRKIHGASFGQILWLVNRPFLYYIGIAFILIVPLVCYLMNYWLQQFAYHVHIGILHFLLPLFFTVCITLLTVCLNSYRAARNNPVDSIKYE from the coding sequence ATGTACATTCTGAAGTTTGTCCTGCGTAGCTGGTGGCGAAACAAATTGTTCGTCACTATCTCTCTTGTCAGCTTGGTTATCGGTATCGCCTGCACCAACCTACTGACAGCCTTCGTCCTATACGAATACAACATCGAGTATAACAACCCCAACCGTGACCGCATCCTCCGGCTGACACAAACACTACCATTCGCACAACAAGAAATGCAAGGAACATTCGTATATCACGAATCTGTCCCCGAAATCATCTCACAATTCCCTGAGATAGAAGCTTCACTACGCACACAAGCTATCACTCACACAAAAATCCGTGTGGACGACCAAGAATATTCCGAACTGAACCTGCTATCAGCGGACAGCACATTACCTCTATTTATCCCCATCGAAACCCTTGCAGGAAAAATAGAAGAAGTATTGACCCACCCAGGAACCATCGCCATCAGCCAAGCTTTGGCCGAACGCTGTTTCGGTACCACCGACTGCCTCGGCAAGCTGCTGGATATCCCCCAATCCAAAAGTGCCTACCGTATCGCCGCCGTCTTCCGCCTGCCACCGCAAAGCATGTTGCAGGCAGACTTGCTCACGCATCTAAAAAGTCCCGAAGGAACCACCTGTTCGATACTTCTCAAAGAAGGAACAGACCTCAACGCCTTTCGCCAACGCTTCGATACAACCGAACTTCCTACTTTATTAGGCAAAGGGTATTATCGTACCCAGACTTTACAGGAATCCTATTTTACCACTACCACACAAGATAGCAACCAGTGTATCGAGCATCGGCAAAAGACCCTGTTAAGCGTCGGACTGTTATCTGCTTTATTAATCTTGTTCATCGGTTGCTTCAACTATATCAACCTCAGTTTTTCACGCTTATTGAAGCAAATACGCACCTTGCACATTGAAAGCCTTTTAGGTGCAAGCCAGCGTCAAATCCGTAAGCAACTCTTTGCCGATACTTTCCTGATGGTGATTACAGCATTCCTGTTGTCCATTCTGTTGATGAGCGACCTGTTAGCAGTATTCAATGCAACCATATCCGCACATCTGTCGTTCTCCTATCTTTTCTCCGTTCAGGTGTTCCCTGTTATCCTGCTGTTTGTCATCATTCTATCCGTTGTTCCGGCAGAATACATGGGCCGGAAGATACAGACCTTGTCCGAAAGCCGTTACCGCAGCTTCTTTACAGGTCGTAAGAAACAGCGCATTGTAGCAGCACTGGTCACTTTACAATTCATGATTTCTATCGGACTGCTAAGTGCTTTTATGATAATCCGTAGCCAAATGGACCTGATAGAGCAGGAGGGAAGCCGCTACAAAGGAATCGTTGAGTTTGGAATCGGCGACTCCCGGCAATCCCCTTTACCTACTTGGATAGAAGACATTAAATCCATCCCCGGAGTAAAATCTGTTGTACCGTCCAAATCAGGTCTTTATACCATGAGTATGGCCGTTCCCCGCCAAAATGGTGAGAAGAATGACCTTCTGATGCTTGAACTTTATGAAAACTGTCCGGACTTCCTGGATATATACGATTTCTACTTGCTGGATGCCAAACAAACATTCCATTTATTACTCCGTACCTCTGTGCCGGTCATCATCAACGAGTCCTTCATTCGCTATCTTGTGCCCGAAGGAGAAGACCCGGTGGGACAACCGATCTCTAAATACGTGCCCGAAAAGAGTGAGAAAGGTACTATTATCGGTGTCATGAAAGATTTCAAGAAATATTCGCTCACAAACAATGTGTTTCCACTGAGAATGATTCTGCACGAAACGCCACAAGATAACTATACCACATTGACCTTACGGTTTGACGAACAAGATCGCACAGCAGTTATCCATCATCTTCGCGGATTATGGGAGAAGAAATACCCCGGTACTCCATTCAATTATGAAGACCCTTATCAGGTACTGATCTCCAATAATCAGGAAGTCACCGACTTTTCCCGCATCCTGCTGATGTATGCATCAATCAGTTTATTCCTAACACTGTTCGGGCTATTCGGCATCACCCATTATGCTATTCAGCAACGTATACGCGAAATAGGAATTCGGAAGATTCACGGTGCATCATTCGGGCAAATATTATGGCTTGTCAATCGCCCGTTCCTGTACTACATAGGCATAGCGTTTATACTCATTGTACCCCTGGTCTGCTATCTGATGAATTATTGGCTGCAACAATTTGCTTACCATGTACACATTGGTATTCTTCATTTCCTGCTTCCTTTGTTCTTCACTGTCTGCATCACCCTGCTCACAGTATGCCTGAACAGTTATCGGGCAGCAAGAAATAATCCGGTAGATAGTATCAAATACGAATAA
- a CDS encoding ABC transporter ATP-binding protein: MIKTVNLQKIFKTEEVQTWALNNVNIEVKEGEFVAIMGPSGCGKSTLLNILGLLDNPSGGEYYLNGKEVSKYTEAQRTSLRKGVIGFVFQSFNLIDELNVYENIELPLLYMGIPSAERKRRVETAMERMAITHRSKHFPQQLSGGQQQRVAIARAVVANPKLILADEPTGNLDSKNGKEVMELLNELNKEGTTIVMVTHSQHDAGFAGRIINLFDGQVVTEVSL; encoded by the coding sequence ATGATTAAAACAGTAAACCTGCAAAAAATCTTCAAGACAGAAGAAGTGCAGACATGGGCTTTGAACAATGTGAACATCGAAGTGAAAGAAGGCGAGTTCGTCGCAATTATGGGACCTTCCGGTTGCGGTAAATCTACATTGCTGAATATCCTCGGCTTGCTCGACAACCCTTCGGGCGGAGAATACTACCTCAATGGAAAGGAAGTATCCAAATACACCGAAGCACAACGTACCAGCCTGCGTAAAGGGGTCATCGGTTTTGTATTCCAGAGCTTCAACCTGATTGATGAACTGAATGTATACGAAAACATCGAACTGCCGTTGCTTTACATGGGCATTCCTTCCGCCGAACGCAAACGTCGCGTAGAAACAGCAATGGAACGCATGGCCATTACACACCGGAGCAAACACTTCCCGCAGCAGCTCTCCGGTGGTCAGCAGCAACGTGTAGCCATTGCCCGTGCCGTAGTAGCCAATCCAAAGCTGATCCTTGCCGATGAGCCTACCGGTAATCTGGACTCAAAGAACGGTAAGGAAGTGATGGAACTGCTGAATGAACTGAACAAAGAAGGAACCACCATCGTCATGGTGACCCACTCACAGCACGATGCCGGTTTTGCAGGACGTATCATTAATCTGTTCGACGGACAGGTGGTGACAGAAGTGAGTCTGTAA